The DNA region GTGTTGCTTCAAGCGATTGCGCAGGATCTCGTACGTGCCCTGTTCCAGTTGGGTCGGGGCTTCTTCGGTAGTATGTGAAATGGTCTCAGCCATGACGTGGTTTCGTTGTGTAGTGGACATCCCCCGGCCTGCGGCCACCCCCTTAGAAGGAGGTGGCCGCAGGCCGGGGGATGTCCCAGACTACGGTTGATTTCTCTCTATCCAATCAAGAATGGTGTCAATCACCAGTTTCATATCTCGCTTGGGCTCCCGATCGTCGAAACGTAAGAAGCGCACTCCTAGCCGCTCCAGTTGCTGCTGACGCTTGGCATCTACTCGCTCTCGTCCCTGATGACTACTTCCGCCAATTTCCAGAGCCAGTTGCAATTCGTGACAATAGAAGTCAACGATAAAATGGTCGATAGGCACCTGTCGGTGAAATTCCCAGCCCAACTGCTTTCCTTTGATCTGCTGCCAGAGCAATACTTCTGAAAGCGTGCTGTGTTTCCGCAGAAAACGCGCGAGTCGCTTTAAGTAGGGACGGTACGGAATGATCGAATTTCGAACCATACAAAAAACCGGCAGGCAGATGACCTACCTGCCGGTGAAGTTTACGAAGTCAGAATTCTAAAGCATCTTGTCCAGGCTCCGGGCCGGCGTATCGGAGAGGCCGTTCGATTTGGCGAGGGAGAGCAACTGTTGCAGCTGACTCCGGGTGCCGTCGTGGTCGGTCATGCCGATCATCTTGGTCAGTAGGGCTGCGACCGTCAGGTTTTTGATGTCGGCCGACGTGATGCCCATCCGTTTAACGAGGTCGCGGACATTGTCGACGATGTTATGCCCTTCGTGCCCGTTGCCGTTCAGAAGTGAGTTCTTCACCCCGTTCAGCACCTGGCTGTTGCCCAGCGCCGCGTCGATCGATTTACCCGTCGCGATGGCGCTGGTAATCTTGTCGAAGAAGGCACCGTCGCCCCCCACGATGTCGATGTTGGCCGACTTCAGCGCTTCG from Catalinimonas alkaloidigena includes:
- a CDS encoding endonuclease domain-containing protein gives rise to the protein MVRNSIIPYRPYLKRLARFLRKHSTLSEVLLWQQIKGKQLGWEFHRQVPIDHFIVDFYCHELQLALEIGGSSHQGRERVDAKRQQQLERLGVRFLRFDDREPKRDMKLVIDTILDWIERNQP